From Pempheris klunzingeri isolate RE-2024b chromosome 16, fPemKlu1.hap1, whole genome shotgun sequence, a single genomic window includes:
- the LOC139215918 gene encoding class I histocompatibility antigen, F10 alpha chain-like isoform X1 — MSTWVVLLLIFSRTASAVTHSLKYFYTASSGVPNFPEFVAVGLVDDVQMFHYDSNTKRSEPKQDWMSRVTAEDPEYWETQTAVSQNTQQTYKTSIDIAKQRFNQTGDIHLLQWMYGCEWDDQTGKTSGFTQDGYDGEDLISFDLKTESWTAPKQEAVITKQNWDHDDALIASTNQYLTQVCTDWLKKYVDYGRRSLLRTDRPKVSLLQKSPSSPVTCHATGFYPNAAMMFWRKGGEEHHEGVTLGEILPNNDGSFQTSVDLKAPGASEDWGSYECVFQLSGVEDIVTKLDKAVIRTNEGKTGIRSDGEKPLVTTIIIIAAVAVLAVVIALAGFFIYKKKNAKRPPSPVINPEVLEELNPGA, encoded by the exons ATGAGCACTTGGGTGGTGTTACTGCTGATCTTCAGCCGCACTGCGTCTGCTG TGACTCACTCTCtgaagtatttctacactgcCTCTTCTGGAGTCCCAAACTTCCCAGAGTTTGTGGCTGTTGGGTTGGTTGATGATGTTCAGATGTTTCACTACGACAGTAACACCAAGAGATCAGAACCCAAACAGGACTGGATGAGCAGAGTCACAGCAGAGGATCCTGAGTACTGGGAGACGCAGACTGCGGTCTCTCAGAATACCCAGCAGACCTACAAAACCAGCATTGACATTGCAAAGCAGCGCTTCAACCAAACTGGAG atattcacCTCCTGCAGTGGATGTACGGCTGTGAGTGGGATGATCAGACTGGCAAAACCAGTGGCTTCACTCAGGATGGTTATGATGGAGAAGACCTCATATCATTTGATCTGAAGACGGAGTCATGGACCGCTCCAAAACAAGAGGCTGTCATCACCAAGCAAAATTGGGATCATGACGATGCTTTAATCGCAAGCACAAATCAGTACCTCACCCAGGTCTGCACTGACTGGCTGAAGAAGTATGTGGATTATGGCAGGAGATCTCTTCTGAGAACAG ACCGTCCCAAAGTGTCTCTCCTCCAgaagtctccctcctctccagtcaCCTGCCACGCTACAGGTTTCTACCCTAACGCAGCCATGATGTTCTGGAGGAAAGGTGGAGAGGAGCATCATGAGGGCGTGACCCTCGGAGAGATCCTCCCCAACAACGATGGATCCTTCCAGACGAGCGTTGACCTGAAAGCACCAGGAGCATCTGAAGACTGGGGGAGCTAcgaatgtgtgtttcagctctctgGTGTCGAGGACATCGTCACCAAACTGGACAAAGCAGTGATCAGGACCAACGAAGGTAAGACAGGAATCAGAAGTGATGGAG AGAAGCCCCTTGTCacgaccatcatcatcattgctgCAGTGGCTGTTCTGGCTGTCGTCATTGCTTTGGCTGGATTCTTCATCTATAAAAAGAAGAACG cCAAACGCCCTCCATCTC CTGTGATCAACCCTGAggtcctggaggagctgaatcCAGGAGCctaa
- the LOC139215918 gene encoding class I histocompatibility antigen, F10 alpha chain-like isoform X2, with amino-acid sequence MSTWVVLLLIFSRTASAVTHSLKYFYTASSGVPNFPEFVAVGLVDDVQMFHYDSNTKRSEPKQDWMSRVTAEDPEYWETQTAVSQNTQQTYKTSIDIAKQRFNQTGDIHLLQWMYGCEWDDQTGKTSGFTQDGYDGEDLISFDLKTESWTAPKQEAVITKQNWDHDDALIASTNQYLTQVCTDWLKKYVDYGRRSLLRTDRPKVSLLQKSPSSPVTCHATGFYPNAAMMFWRKGGEEHHEGVTLGEILPNNDGSFQTSVDLKAPGASEDWGSYECVFQLSGVEDIVTKLDKAVIRTNEEKPLVTTIIIIAAVAVLAVVIALAGFFIYKKKNAKRPPSPVINPEVLEELNPGA; translated from the exons ATGAGCACTTGGGTGGTGTTACTGCTGATCTTCAGCCGCACTGCGTCTGCTG TGACTCACTCTCtgaagtatttctacactgcCTCTTCTGGAGTCCCAAACTTCCCAGAGTTTGTGGCTGTTGGGTTGGTTGATGATGTTCAGATGTTTCACTACGACAGTAACACCAAGAGATCAGAACCCAAACAGGACTGGATGAGCAGAGTCACAGCAGAGGATCCTGAGTACTGGGAGACGCAGACTGCGGTCTCTCAGAATACCCAGCAGACCTACAAAACCAGCATTGACATTGCAAAGCAGCGCTTCAACCAAACTGGAG atattcacCTCCTGCAGTGGATGTACGGCTGTGAGTGGGATGATCAGACTGGCAAAACCAGTGGCTTCACTCAGGATGGTTATGATGGAGAAGACCTCATATCATTTGATCTGAAGACGGAGTCATGGACCGCTCCAAAACAAGAGGCTGTCATCACCAAGCAAAATTGGGATCATGACGATGCTTTAATCGCAAGCACAAATCAGTACCTCACCCAGGTCTGCACTGACTGGCTGAAGAAGTATGTGGATTATGGCAGGAGATCTCTTCTGAGAACAG ACCGTCCCAAAGTGTCTCTCCTCCAgaagtctccctcctctccagtcaCCTGCCACGCTACAGGTTTCTACCCTAACGCAGCCATGATGTTCTGGAGGAAAGGTGGAGAGGAGCATCATGAGGGCGTGACCCTCGGAGAGATCCTCCCCAACAACGATGGATCCTTCCAGACGAGCGTTGACCTGAAAGCACCAGGAGCATCTGAAGACTGGGGGAGCTAcgaatgtgtgtttcagctctctgGTGTCGAGGACATCGTCACCAAACTGGACAAAGCAGTGATCAGGACCAACGAAG AGAAGCCCCTTGTCacgaccatcatcatcattgctgCAGTGGCTGTTCTGGCTGTCGTCATTGCTTTGGCTGGATTCTTCATCTATAAAAAGAAGAACG cCAAACGCCCTCCATCTC CTGTGATCAACCCTGAggtcctggaggagctgaatcCAGGAGCctaa
- the tapbp.1 gene encoding TAP binding protein (tapasin), tandem duplicate 1, whose protein sequence is MTDFSTIYKLSLVAAFCFTQACSSSCPVLECWFVQEKAGRRGGLTTATSQEKSLLYIRADAHSHSGDSQQAPSDINPDRVYFVHDPAATLCHRSLNAPEGSIEKPHCEINPFFPHPSSLKWVAPLTDSALSPTYLQADWFSTAFQGLNGQLVLSSIMRAPTATKEHNVILSVTSKTVSVQSRLGEPVLLDCGFWADPSSPLSNSGFAVEWRYQFRGDGRLVLAYDGRTDRLADTQEEGATLDFEGLHKKGNASLILQEAKVRHTGMYICTVYLPYLVAQVAVELEIVEPPSLSIHPSPLPLVVPGQTLTVHCEASGFAPLSLDLSWEFKGADGKSRPLGTGSVTGHRQAWDGTYSQSTRLELDTTALDLGRGGEVTCVAVHLGGTRRASVTLNIIGFSTPSIEDSMAMVGVALVLYGLIKFISWTFIGSGSEEADKQDKKIN, encoded by the exons ATGACCGACTTCTCTACAATCTACAAACTGTCCCTGGTTGCAGCTTTCTGCTTCACTCAAg cctgcagcagcagctgtccagTGCTGGAGTGCTGGTTTGTGCAGGAGAAGGCCGGTCGAAGAGGAGGTTTAACCACAGCTACAAGCCAGGAAAAGTCCCTGCTTTACATCAGAGCAGacgcacacagtcacagtggaGATTCCCAACAGGCTCCATCCGACATCAACCCTGACAGAGTCTACTTTGTACACG ACCCAGCTGCCACTCTCTGCCACCGGTCTCTAAACGCCCCCGAAGGCTCTATCGAGAAGCCCCATTGTGAGATCAACCCCTTCTTCCCGCACCCTTCCTCCCTCAAATGGGTCGCTCCGCTCACAGACTCCGCCTTGAGCCCCACGTACCTGCAAGCCGATTGGTTCTCGACTGCCTTTCAGGGCCTTAATGGACAGCTGGTCCTTTCCAGTATCATGCGTGCCCCCACAGCAACCAAAGAGCACAACG TGATCCTTAGCGTGACCAGTAAAACTGTCTCAGTGCAGTCCAGACTCGGAGAGCCAGTTCTGCTGGATTGTGGCTTCTGGGCCgacccctcctctcctctgtctaaTTCGGGATTTGCCGTAGAGTGGCGTTACCAGTTCAGAGGTGACGGACGACTGGTTCTGGCTTACGACGGCAGGACGGACCGCTTGGCTGATACACAAGAGGAGGGGGCCACACTGGACTTTGAGGGTTTGCACAAGAAGGGAAACGCTTCCCTGATCCTGCAGGAAGCTAAAGTGCGTCACACTGGGATGTATATTTGTACAGTGTATCTGCCGTACCTTGTTGCTCAGGTGGCGGTGGAGCTTGAGATTGTAG agcctccctccctctccatccacccctcccctctgccCCTCGTTGTTCCCGGACAGACTTTGACCGTCCATTGTGAGGCGTCTGGCTTTGCCCCTCTCTCCCTGGACCTGAGCTGGGAGTTTAAAGGCGCCGATGGGAAGTCCAGGCCTCTGGGAACAGGCAGCGTGACGGGCCACAGGCAGGCCTGGGATGGAACTTATAGCCAGAGCACCCGGCTGGAGCTTGACACAACTGCCCTGGACCTGGGCAGGGGAGGGGAGGTCACCTGTGTGGCTGTCCACCTCGGAGGCACACGGCGGGCCAGCGTCACCCTCAATATTATTG ggTTCAGTACTCCCTCCATTGAGGACTCAATGGCAATGGTTGGTGTAGCGCTCGTGCTCTATGGTCTAATCAAGTTCATCTCTTGGACCTTCATTGGCTCAG GCTCAGAGGAGGCTGATAAACAAGACAAG AAAATCAATTAA